In Triticum aestivum cultivar Chinese Spring chromosome 5B, IWGSC CS RefSeq v2.1, whole genome shotgun sequence, the following proteins share a genomic window:
- the LOC123111255 gene encoding uncharacterized protein isoform X2: MQDVAGERGGYLHGRGALDSDDLLYLKEQMEAEEDAERLLRRTEKRAFAAFKKAATLADSAPALPAALCVDARPKSDIRQRDLLKNIVGIKPKRPKVCSPRQAAENDGPKRNQEVSVSKMSSCQNEPKPAEATESRPQNVTGSLLGLAYESSDEE; encoded by the exons ATGCAGGATGTTGCTGGTGAGAGGGGAGGCTACCTTCATGGACGAGGAG CATTGGACAGTGATGATTTGCTTTACCTCAAAGAGCAAATGGAGGCCGAGGAAGATGCAGAGCGTCTTCTTCGCCGTACAGAGAAGCGGGCATTCGCTGCTTTTAAG AAAGCAGCCACTCTAGCTGATTCTGCACCTGCTCTACCTGCCGCTCTTTGTGTCGACGCCAGGCCAAAAAGCGACATAAG GCAACGGGATCTTTTGAAGAACATTGTTGGGATCAAACCGAAGCGACCCAAGGTTTGCAGCCCTCGCCAAGCGGCAGAGAACGACGGGCCTAAGCGGAACCAGGAAGTTTCTGTCAGCAAAATGTCTTCATGTCAGAATGAACCAAAGCCAGCTGAAGCAACGGAGTCTAGGCCACAGAACGTGACTGGAAGCTTGCTTGGTTTGGCGTACGAGAGTTCGGATGAAGAATGA
- the LOC123111255 gene encoding uncharacterized protein isoform X1 has product MSGREVREYTNLSDPKDKKLGKGKDKIDDEDVTFQRMVAKMQDVAGERGGYLHGRGALDSDDLLYLKEQMEAEEDAERLLRRTEKRAFAAFKKAATLADSAPALPAALCVDARPKSDIRQRDLLKNIVGIKPKRPKVCSPRQAAENDGPKRNQEVSVSKMSSCQNEPKPAEATESRPQNVTGSLLGLAYESSDEE; this is encoded by the exons ATGTCTGGACGTGAGGTCCGTGAGTATACCAATCTCAGCGATCCTAAAG ATAAGAAGCTGGGGAAGGGGAAGGACAAGATCGATGATGAGGACGTCACGTTCCAGCGCATGGTTGCAAAG ATGCAGGATGTTGCTGGTGAGAGGGGAGGCTACCTTCATGGACGAGGAG CATTGGACAGTGATGATTTGCTTTACCTCAAAGAGCAAATGGAGGCCGAGGAAGATGCAGAGCGTCTTCTTCGCCGTACAGAGAAGCGGGCATTCGCTGCTTTTAAG AAAGCAGCCACTCTAGCTGATTCTGCACCTGCTCTACCTGCCGCTCTTTGTGTCGACGCCAGGCCAAAAAGCGACATAAG GCAACGGGATCTTTTGAAGAACATTGTTGGGATCAAACCGAAGCGACCCAAGGTTTGCAGCCCTCGCCAAGCGGCAGAGAACGACGGGCCTAAGCGGAACCAGGAAGTTTCTGTCAGCAAAATGTCTTCATGTCAGAATGAACCAAAGCCAGCTGAAGCAACGGAGTCTAGGCCACAGAACGTGACTGGAAGCTTGCTTGGTTTGGCGTACGAGAGTTCGGATGAAGAATGA